From the genome of Papaver somniferum cultivar HN1 chromosome 2, ASM357369v1, whole genome shotgun sequence, one region includes:
- the LOC113351643 gene encoding EP1-like glycoprotein 2, which yields MAPQIHLRFVVLIFFCCCNVLVQSQVPESQTFQLINQGELVKAASEYGSTFRVAKPYEDSHKYITHTFGLYFYNATRNAYVLGIGGGHNVGGDVQWIWDANRNDPVQENATLTFGTDGNLVLADVDGRIVWQTNTANEGVAAISMGINGNLVLGNIKGKAIWQSFHHPTDTLAVCQSLKLKGNTKLVSRTSDRNSRDGPYSVILDDKNGFIMYQNTSGKLVQYAGWEAKGLSNVSFHAITRIDPVQPPQGPRFPDWEPKGKTFYFLSLGFAEGIQASTPSKRYILKTTDNSHLQHWSFLRLEADGNLVAYSYIIPSRQPYSGHWRKTYAFFGDTVKECALRSKCGSSGKCYGRLCSACPRNGSLGCMITV from the coding sequence ATGGCTCCTCAGATTCATTTGCGTTTCGTTGTGTTAATCTTCTTCTGTTGTTGCAATGTCTTAGTTCAATCTCAAGTTCCTGAAAGCCAGACTTTCCAACTCATAAACCAAGGGGAATTGGTAAAGGCGGCAAGTGAATACGGGTCGACTTTCCGTGTCGCAAAACCATATGAAGATTCTCACAAATACATAACACACACATTCGGGCTATATTTCTATAATGCTACTCGCAATGCTTATGTTCTTGGCATTGGTGGAGGTCACAATGTAGGCGGCGATGTTCAGTGGATCTGGGATGCTAATCGCAATGACCCAGTTCAAGAAAATGCTACTCTCACTTTCGGTACTGATGGTAATTTAGTTCTTGCAGATGTCGATGGCCGTATTGTCTGGCAAACTAATACAGCTAACGAAGGTGTTGCCGCAATTTCTATGGGTATCAATGGGAATTTAGtacttggaaacataaaagggaaGGCTATTTGGCAGAGCTTCCATCATCCAACTGATACTCTTGCAGTATGTCAATCACTTAAGCTTAAGGGTAACACGAAACTCGTTAGCCGTACATCGGATCGAAACAGTCGTGATGGTCCTTACAGTGTTATACTCGACGACAAAAACGGGTTCATAATGTATCAAAACACTTCAGGTAAACTTGTTCAATATGCAGGTTGGGAAGCAAAGGGTCTTTCTAATGTATCATTTCATGCTATTACAAGAATTGATCCAGTTCAACCACCACAAGGTCCAAGATTTCCAGATTGGGAACCAAAGGGTAAAACATTTTATTTCTTATCTCTAGGTTTTGCTGAAGGAATACAAGCAAGCACTCCATCTAAAAGATATATACTTAAAACAACAGATAATTCTCATCTTCAGCACTGGTCATTTCTTAGATTAGAAGCAGATGGAAACCTTGTAGCTTATAGCTACATTATACCAAGTAGGCAGCCTTATTCTGGTCACTGGAGGAAAACGTACGCATTCTTTGGAGATACCGTGAAAGAAtgtgcattaagatcaaaatGTGGTTCATCTGGGAAGTGTTATGGGCGACTTTGTAGCGCTTGCCCTCGTAATGGTTCATTAGGCTGCATGATCACTGTATGA
- the LOC113348473 gene encoding transcriptional adapter ADA2-like isoform X3 yields MGRYRGVPNSADEDLSSRSKRKRAGSSGENLDSSSAAPGTSDGKRALYHCNYCNKDISGKIRIKCVKCPDFDLCIECFSVGAEVTPHKSNHPYRVMDNLSFPLICPDWNADEEILLLEGIEMYGLGNWAEIAEHVGTKSKALCIDHFTTAYMNSPCFPLPDMSHVVGKNRKELLAMAKGHNEVKKGFPTFGDFTLKEDSPFSPSRVKIEGQSPSSLTAASDDSGTGFSSINRASAGAVKKASSMAQIKETADLVKVEDSHVDRSIGGKKPIPAREEGPSMTELSGYNAKRHEFEPEYDNDAEQSLAEMEFKGTDTEAECELKLRVLRIYLNRLDERKRRKDFILERNLLNPDPLEKDLSPEEREIYQRYKVYMRFHSKEEHEELIRTVIEEHGMKKKIQELQEARAAGCRTSAEANRYHEQKRKREAEESAFKGKESSQLGASGKFLQRVNRPKNEPDGSSPRGGLKGSAGFESGGKGLSTAPALGFASCLDDWDLTGLPGSDLLSDAEQRLCRESKLLPSHYLKMLEVMSKEVFSGNITKTADAYRLFKVDPSKIDRVYDMLVKKGIAQI; encoded by the exons ATGGGGCGTTACCGTGGTGTTCCTAATTCAGCAGACGAGGATCTAAGTTCCAG GTCTAAAAGAAAAAGGGCGGGTAGCAGTGGAGAGAATTTGGATTCTTCAAGTGCAG CTCCAGGAACAAGTGATGGAAAGAGGGCATTATACCACTGCAATTATTGCAATAAAGATATTTCTGGGAAGATTCGTATCAAGTGTGTAAAGTGTCCTGATTTTGATCTATGCATAGAGTGCTTTTCTGTAGGAGCTGAAGTTACACCTCACAAGAGCAATCACCCTTACAGGGTTATG GACAATTTGTCATTTCCCCTTATTTGTCCAGATTGGAATGCAGATGAAGAGATATTGCTTCTAGAG GGTATTGAAATGTATGGATTAGGTAACTGGGCAGAAATTGCAGAGCACGTTGGTACGAAGAGTAAAGCTTTATGTATTGATCACTTCACGACTGCCTATATGAATTCTCCGTGTTTCCCACTCCCT GACATGTCTCATGTTGTCGGAAAGAACAGAAAGGAGCTTCTTGCTATGGCAAAGGGACACAATGAGGTCAAGAAAG GATTTCCTACATTTGGGGATTTCACGCTGAAAGAAGATTCTCCATTCTCTCCCTCTAGAGTCAA GATTGAAGGTCAATCACCATCTAGCTTAACTGCAG CATCAGATGATTCTGGGACTGGTTTTAGCAGCATCAATAGAGCATCAGCAGGTGCAGTTAAGAAAGCATCAAGTATGGCCCAAATCAAAGAGACAGCAGATCTGGTCAAAGTGGAAG ATTCTCATGTGGACAGAAGTATTGGGGGAAAGAAACCTATACCTGCCAGAGAAGAGGGTCCATCTATGACTGAACTAAGTGGCTATAATGCCAAAAGACATGAGTTTGAACCCGAATATGACAATGATGCTGAGCAGTCACTTGCAGAGATGGAGTTCAAGGGTACGGATACTGAAGCCGAGTGTGAACTTAAGCTGCGAGTGTTGCGTATTTATCTGAATAG GCTTGACGAGAGGAAGCGTAGGAAGGACTTTATATTGGAAAGAAATTTACTGAACCCTGATCCGCTGGAGAAGGATCTCTCTCctgaagaaagagagatatatcaACGTTACAAGGTTTACATGCGCTTCCATTCGAAAGAAGAACACGAGGAACTCATAAGGACAGTTATTGAGGAGCACGGaatgaagaaaaaaattcaagaaCTTCAG GAAGCCCGAGCTGCTGGGTGTCGCACATCAGCTGAGGCAAACAGATATCatgaacagaaaagaaaaagggagGCCGAGGAAAGCGCTTTCAAAGGAAAGGAAAGTTCTCAGCTTGGGGCTAGTGGTAAATTTCTGCAAAGGGTGAACCGTCCCAAAAACGAACCTGATGGCAGCAGTCCTCGAGGTGGTTTAAAAGGGTCCGCCGGGTTCGAATCTGGTGGCAAAGGTTTATCTACAGCGCCGGCACTGGGTTTTGCAAGTTGTTTGGATGATTGGGATCTCACAGGACTTCCTGGGTCTGATCTACTATCTGATGCT GAGCAAAGATTGTGCCGCGAATCCAAACTGCTTCCTTCTCATTATCTTAAAATGCTGGAAGTTATGTCAAAGGAGGTTTTCAGTGGCAACATTACCAAAACAGCTGATGCTTATCGACTTTTTAAAGTAGACCCAAGTAAAATTGATAGAGTATATGATATGCTTGTAAAAAAGGGGATCGCTCAAATATAA
- the LOC113348473 gene encoding transcriptional adapter ADA2-like isoform X1: MGRYRGVPNSADEDLSSRSKRKRAGSSGENLDSSSAAPGTSDGKRALYHCNYCNKDISGKIRIKCVKCPDFDLCIECFSVGAEVTPHKSNHPYRVMDNLSFPLICPDWNADEEILLLEGIEMYGLGNWAEIAEHVGTKSKALCIDHFTTAYMNSPCFPLPDMSHVVGKNRKELLAMAKGHNEVKKVTATGFPTFGDFTLKEDSPFSPSRVKIEGQSPSSLTAASDDSGTGFSSINRASAGAVKKASSMAQIKETADLVKVEDSHVDRSIGGKKPIPAREEGPSMTELSGYNAKRHEFEPEYDNDAEQSLAEMEFKGTDTEAECELKLRVLRIYLNRLDERKRRKDFILERNLLNPDPLEKDLSPEEREIYQRYKVYMRFHSKEEHEELIRTVIEEHGMKKKIQELQEARAAGCRTSAEANRYHEQKRKREAEESAFKGKESSQLGASGKFLQRVNRPKNEPDGSSPRGGLKGSAGFESGGKGLSTAPALGFASCLDDWDLTGLPGSDLLSDAEQRLCRESKLLPSHYLKMLEVMSKEVFSGNITKTADAYRLFKVDPSKIDRVYDMLVKKGIAQI, from the exons ATGGGGCGTTACCGTGGTGTTCCTAATTCAGCAGACGAGGATCTAAGTTCCAG GTCTAAAAGAAAAAGGGCGGGTAGCAGTGGAGAGAATTTGGATTCTTCAAGTGCAG CTCCAGGAACAAGTGATGGAAAGAGGGCATTATACCACTGCAATTATTGCAATAAAGATATTTCTGGGAAGATTCGTATCAAGTGTGTAAAGTGTCCTGATTTTGATCTATGCATAGAGTGCTTTTCTGTAGGAGCTGAAGTTACACCTCACAAGAGCAATCACCCTTACAGGGTTATG GACAATTTGTCATTTCCCCTTATTTGTCCAGATTGGAATGCAGATGAAGAGATATTGCTTCTAGAG GGTATTGAAATGTATGGATTAGGTAACTGGGCAGAAATTGCAGAGCACGTTGGTACGAAGAGTAAAGCTTTATGTATTGATCACTTCACGACTGCCTATATGAATTCTCCGTGTTTCCCACTCCCT GACATGTCTCATGTTGTCGGAAAGAACAGAAAGGAGCTTCTTGCTATGGCAAAGGGACACAATGAGGTCAAGAAAG TGACTGCCACAGGATTTCCTACATTTGGGGATTTCACGCTGAAAGAAGATTCTCCATTCTCTCCCTCTAGAGTCAA GATTGAAGGTCAATCACCATCTAGCTTAACTGCAG CATCAGATGATTCTGGGACTGGTTTTAGCAGCATCAATAGAGCATCAGCAGGTGCAGTTAAGAAAGCATCAAGTATGGCCCAAATCAAAGAGACAGCAGATCTGGTCAAAGTGGAAG ATTCTCATGTGGACAGAAGTATTGGGGGAAAGAAACCTATACCTGCCAGAGAAGAGGGTCCATCTATGACTGAACTAAGTGGCTATAATGCCAAAAGACATGAGTTTGAACCCGAATATGACAATGATGCTGAGCAGTCACTTGCAGAGATGGAGTTCAAGGGTACGGATACTGAAGCCGAGTGTGAACTTAAGCTGCGAGTGTTGCGTATTTATCTGAATAG GCTTGACGAGAGGAAGCGTAGGAAGGACTTTATATTGGAAAGAAATTTACTGAACCCTGATCCGCTGGAGAAGGATCTCTCTCctgaagaaagagagatatatcaACGTTACAAGGTTTACATGCGCTTCCATTCGAAAGAAGAACACGAGGAACTCATAAGGACAGTTATTGAGGAGCACGGaatgaagaaaaaaattcaagaaCTTCAG GAAGCCCGAGCTGCTGGGTGTCGCACATCAGCTGAGGCAAACAGATATCatgaacagaaaagaaaaagggagGCCGAGGAAAGCGCTTTCAAAGGAAAGGAAAGTTCTCAGCTTGGGGCTAGTGGTAAATTTCTGCAAAGGGTGAACCGTCCCAAAAACGAACCTGATGGCAGCAGTCCTCGAGGTGGTTTAAAAGGGTCCGCCGGGTTCGAATCTGGTGGCAAAGGTTTATCTACAGCGCCGGCACTGGGTTTTGCAAGTTGTTTGGATGATTGGGATCTCACAGGACTTCCTGGGTCTGATCTACTATCTGATGCT GAGCAAAGATTGTGCCGCGAATCCAAACTGCTTCCTTCTCATTATCTTAAAATGCTGGAAGTTATGTCAAAGGAGGTTTTCAGTGGCAACATTACCAAAACAGCTGATGCTTATCGACTTTTTAAAGTAGACCCAAGTAAAATTGATAGAGTATATGATATGCTTGTAAAAAAGGGGATCGCTCAAATATAA
- the LOC113348473 gene encoding transcriptional adapter ADA2-like isoform X2 — translation MGRYRGVPNSADEDLSSRSKRKRAGSSGENLDSSSAAPGTSDGKRALYHCNYCNKDISGKIRIKCVKCPDFDLCIECFSVGAEVTPHKSNHPYRVMDNLSFPLICPDWNADEEILLLEGIEMYGLGNWAEIAEHVGTKSKALCIDHFTTAYMNSPCFPLPDMSHVVGKNRKELLAMAKGHNEVKKVTATGFPTFGDFTLKEDSPFSPSRVKIEGQSPSSLTADDSGTGFSSINRASAGAVKKASSMAQIKETADLVKVEDSHVDRSIGGKKPIPAREEGPSMTELSGYNAKRHEFEPEYDNDAEQSLAEMEFKGTDTEAECELKLRVLRIYLNRLDERKRRKDFILERNLLNPDPLEKDLSPEEREIYQRYKVYMRFHSKEEHEELIRTVIEEHGMKKKIQELQEARAAGCRTSAEANRYHEQKRKREAEESAFKGKESSQLGASGKFLQRVNRPKNEPDGSSPRGGLKGSAGFESGGKGLSTAPALGFASCLDDWDLTGLPGSDLLSDAEQRLCRESKLLPSHYLKMLEVMSKEVFSGNITKTADAYRLFKVDPSKIDRVYDMLVKKGIAQI, via the exons ATGGGGCGTTACCGTGGTGTTCCTAATTCAGCAGACGAGGATCTAAGTTCCAG GTCTAAAAGAAAAAGGGCGGGTAGCAGTGGAGAGAATTTGGATTCTTCAAGTGCAG CTCCAGGAACAAGTGATGGAAAGAGGGCATTATACCACTGCAATTATTGCAATAAAGATATTTCTGGGAAGATTCGTATCAAGTGTGTAAAGTGTCCTGATTTTGATCTATGCATAGAGTGCTTTTCTGTAGGAGCTGAAGTTACACCTCACAAGAGCAATCACCCTTACAGGGTTATG GACAATTTGTCATTTCCCCTTATTTGTCCAGATTGGAATGCAGATGAAGAGATATTGCTTCTAGAG GGTATTGAAATGTATGGATTAGGTAACTGGGCAGAAATTGCAGAGCACGTTGGTACGAAGAGTAAAGCTTTATGTATTGATCACTTCACGACTGCCTATATGAATTCTCCGTGTTTCCCACTCCCT GACATGTCTCATGTTGTCGGAAAGAACAGAAAGGAGCTTCTTGCTATGGCAAAGGGACACAATGAGGTCAAGAAAG TGACTGCCACAGGATTTCCTACATTTGGGGATTTCACGCTGAAAGAAGATTCTCCATTCTCTCCCTCTAGAGTCAA GATTGAAGGTCAATCACCATCTAGCTTAACTGCAG ATGATTCTGGGACTGGTTTTAGCAGCATCAATAGAGCATCAGCAGGTGCAGTTAAGAAAGCATCAAGTATGGCCCAAATCAAAGAGACAGCAGATCTGGTCAAAGTGGAAG ATTCTCATGTGGACAGAAGTATTGGGGGAAAGAAACCTATACCTGCCAGAGAAGAGGGTCCATCTATGACTGAACTAAGTGGCTATAATGCCAAAAGACATGAGTTTGAACCCGAATATGACAATGATGCTGAGCAGTCACTTGCAGAGATGGAGTTCAAGGGTACGGATACTGAAGCCGAGTGTGAACTTAAGCTGCGAGTGTTGCGTATTTATCTGAATAG GCTTGACGAGAGGAAGCGTAGGAAGGACTTTATATTGGAAAGAAATTTACTGAACCCTGATCCGCTGGAGAAGGATCTCTCTCctgaagaaagagagatatatcaACGTTACAAGGTTTACATGCGCTTCCATTCGAAAGAAGAACACGAGGAACTCATAAGGACAGTTATTGAGGAGCACGGaatgaagaaaaaaattcaagaaCTTCAG GAAGCCCGAGCTGCTGGGTGTCGCACATCAGCTGAGGCAAACAGATATCatgaacagaaaagaaaaagggagGCCGAGGAAAGCGCTTTCAAAGGAAAGGAAAGTTCTCAGCTTGGGGCTAGTGGTAAATTTCTGCAAAGGGTGAACCGTCCCAAAAACGAACCTGATGGCAGCAGTCCTCGAGGTGGTTTAAAAGGGTCCGCCGGGTTCGAATCTGGTGGCAAAGGTTTATCTACAGCGCCGGCACTGGGTTTTGCAAGTTGTTTGGATGATTGGGATCTCACAGGACTTCCTGGGTCTGATCTACTATCTGATGCT GAGCAAAGATTGTGCCGCGAATCCAAACTGCTTCCTTCTCATTATCTTAAAATGCTGGAAGTTATGTCAAAGGAGGTTTTCAGTGGCAACATTACCAAAACAGCTGATGCTTATCGACTTTTTAAAGTAGACCCAAGTAAAATTGATAGAGTATATGATATGCTTGTAAAAAAGGGGATCGCTCAAATATAA
- the LOC113348473 gene encoding transcriptional adapter ADA2-like isoform X4 has translation MGRYRGVPNSADEDLSSRSKRKRAGSSGENLDSSSAAPGTSDGKRALYHCNYCNKDISGKIRIKCVKCPDFDLCIECFSVGAEVTPHKSNHPYRVMDNLSFPLICPDWNADEEILLLEGIEMYGLGNWAEIAEHVGTKSKALCIDHFTTAYMNSPCFPLPDMSHVVGKNRKELLAMAKGHNEVKKGFPTFGDFTLKEDSPFSPSRVKIEGQSPSSLTADDSGTGFSSINRASAGAVKKASSMAQIKETADLVKVEDSHVDRSIGGKKPIPAREEGPSMTELSGYNAKRHEFEPEYDNDAEQSLAEMEFKGTDTEAECELKLRVLRIYLNRLDERKRRKDFILERNLLNPDPLEKDLSPEEREIYQRYKVYMRFHSKEEHEELIRTVIEEHGMKKKIQELQEARAAGCRTSAEANRYHEQKRKREAEESAFKGKESSQLGASGKFLQRVNRPKNEPDGSSPRGGLKGSAGFESGGKGLSTAPALGFASCLDDWDLTGLPGSDLLSDAEQRLCRESKLLPSHYLKMLEVMSKEVFSGNITKTADAYRLFKVDPSKIDRVYDMLVKKGIAQI, from the exons ATGGGGCGTTACCGTGGTGTTCCTAATTCAGCAGACGAGGATCTAAGTTCCAG GTCTAAAAGAAAAAGGGCGGGTAGCAGTGGAGAGAATTTGGATTCTTCAAGTGCAG CTCCAGGAACAAGTGATGGAAAGAGGGCATTATACCACTGCAATTATTGCAATAAAGATATTTCTGGGAAGATTCGTATCAAGTGTGTAAAGTGTCCTGATTTTGATCTATGCATAGAGTGCTTTTCTGTAGGAGCTGAAGTTACACCTCACAAGAGCAATCACCCTTACAGGGTTATG GACAATTTGTCATTTCCCCTTATTTGTCCAGATTGGAATGCAGATGAAGAGATATTGCTTCTAGAG GGTATTGAAATGTATGGATTAGGTAACTGGGCAGAAATTGCAGAGCACGTTGGTACGAAGAGTAAAGCTTTATGTATTGATCACTTCACGACTGCCTATATGAATTCTCCGTGTTTCCCACTCCCT GACATGTCTCATGTTGTCGGAAAGAACAGAAAGGAGCTTCTTGCTATGGCAAAGGGACACAATGAGGTCAAGAAAG GATTTCCTACATTTGGGGATTTCACGCTGAAAGAAGATTCTCCATTCTCTCCCTCTAGAGTCAA GATTGAAGGTCAATCACCATCTAGCTTAACTGCAG ATGATTCTGGGACTGGTTTTAGCAGCATCAATAGAGCATCAGCAGGTGCAGTTAAGAAAGCATCAAGTATGGCCCAAATCAAAGAGACAGCAGATCTGGTCAAAGTGGAAG ATTCTCATGTGGACAGAAGTATTGGGGGAAAGAAACCTATACCTGCCAGAGAAGAGGGTCCATCTATGACTGAACTAAGTGGCTATAATGCCAAAAGACATGAGTTTGAACCCGAATATGACAATGATGCTGAGCAGTCACTTGCAGAGATGGAGTTCAAGGGTACGGATACTGAAGCCGAGTGTGAACTTAAGCTGCGAGTGTTGCGTATTTATCTGAATAG GCTTGACGAGAGGAAGCGTAGGAAGGACTTTATATTGGAAAGAAATTTACTGAACCCTGATCCGCTGGAGAAGGATCTCTCTCctgaagaaagagagatatatcaACGTTACAAGGTTTACATGCGCTTCCATTCGAAAGAAGAACACGAGGAACTCATAAGGACAGTTATTGAGGAGCACGGaatgaagaaaaaaattcaagaaCTTCAG GAAGCCCGAGCTGCTGGGTGTCGCACATCAGCTGAGGCAAACAGATATCatgaacagaaaagaaaaagggagGCCGAGGAAAGCGCTTTCAAAGGAAAGGAAAGTTCTCAGCTTGGGGCTAGTGGTAAATTTCTGCAAAGGGTGAACCGTCCCAAAAACGAACCTGATGGCAGCAGTCCTCGAGGTGGTTTAAAAGGGTCCGCCGGGTTCGAATCTGGTGGCAAAGGTTTATCTACAGCGCCGGCACTGGGTTTTGCAAGTTGTTTGGATGATTGGGATCTCACAGGACTTCCTGGGTCTGATCTACTATCTGATGCT GAGCAAAGATTGTGCCGCGAATCCAAACTGCTTCCTTCTCATTATCTTAAAATGCTGGAAGTTATGTCAAAGGAGGTTTTCAGTGGCAACATTACCAAAACAGCTGATGCTTATCGACTTTTTAAAGTAGACCCAAGTAAAATTGATAGAGTATATGATATGCTTGTAAAAAAGGGGATCGCTCAAATATAA